The DNA region AGGGATGCGGTGGGACCGCTTTGGCAAACTCATTCACTAGCGGGTATCGGTAAACGGGGTTATTTCCCCTTCTTCTCCTCCAGCTGTTCAAGCATTTGGGCGAATTGCGTCACCGGAATATCCTCCGCCCTCCCTTTTTCCGCTATGCCTGATGAGGCGAGAGCTTTGTCGATAGATACGGCTGTGTATATCGCCTTGAGGTTGTTTTTCAGCGTTTTCCTCTTTTGGCTGAACGCGATAGTTACTAGCCGGAAGAGACTCTTTTCATCACACTCAACCGGAGGTTTCGCCCGGGGAATGAATGTGAGCACAACGGAATGAACCTTGGGAGGTGGGGTAAATGACCCCGGTTTCACAGTAAAGGCATTCTCAATCTCCCAGTGGAAATTCGCAAAGACCGATAGAGAGCCGTAATGACGACTGCCAGGGGGGGAAGATAACCGTTCACCTACCTCTTTCTGGAACATCAGAACCATTCTTGAAATATATGGCCTATATGTCGTGCATTGTTTGAAGATAGGGATAGAGGCGAAGTAAGGGAGATTCGATACTACCAATAGCGGTGCGGGGAGGGTGGAAAAGTCGACCCTTTCTGCCTTTGAGTGGATGACCTCCGCATCCGGCATTATTTTTTCCAGCTTTAACGCGAGTTTTTCATCGGCCTCAATGAGGGTAAGGGTTTTCCCCTTGCCGTAGAGGAGGTTCGTAAGCGCCCCTTTTCCCGGCCCGATCTCGAGGATGTTCGAGTCGTATGAAATTCCGGCTAGTGAGACTATCTGTTCCTTTACACTCTCGTCGCTTAGGAAGTGCTGGCCAAGTTTCTGTCTGCCATGTTTAATAATGCTCATTCATGGCAGTCTCGCAGAGAGAGGGGGAAACATCAAGGCATTTGGGGAGCGAAGAGGATTATTGCGGGGAGGTAGCGGCCGGGTCGGCGCTCCACGAACCTGATCGAACTCTTCCCCCTTTGACGTAGTGAACCGAATCGTTCACGATTACTGCCCTGCTGTTGCCATCCAGCCAGTCATAAGTCTCAGTTGCGCTCCGCTCCTTTACGATCATTTTCCCCTTTAGGTCTATTTTTCCGAGGTTGGTAGGCGGATTCAGGTCGAAAAGGTAAAGTCCCGTATGCGTCCATTCGTAGTAGGCGAATGGTTCGTTGGCGTCAAACCACTCGCTGTATGTGGGAGTTGTGTCATGCAGAAGGATGTTTATCGCAAGCCTTGCCGGCTTGGCTTCAGTCGCCGGGAGATAGGTGATCGCCTTGTGGTCCATTAGAGCGTCCGAGGAGGTGCCCCGCTTGCCGATAATATAGCTATCGGATTCCGTCGGATTTTCCGGGTTGGTAATATCAAAGAGTGAGAGTTTGACCCCTTGGTACCACGCCCCTCGTCCGTCTCCCCAGCTTGAGGAGGTATCGGGCACGGTATCCTTCCCAATGCCGAGGAGAAGGTTCTCGTTCACGAGGTGAAGGTAATCCGAGTAGCCGTCAATTTGAAGTTCCCCGGCGATATAGGGGTCGACGGGGTTCGAGAGGTCGAGAATATAGAGCGGGTCGGTGACTTTGAAGGTTACCAGGAAACCCCGCTCCCCCATGAATCGCGCAGAGTAGAGCCGCTCACCTGGTTTTCCTATTGCTCCGGGACGGCCGGTGTTTGGTAGGCGTGAAATCTCCTTTAACACGGAGATTCCGCTCTCCATCGACTCTCCCAATACCGTTAGTCGGGTTGTTGAAGTATTGTTCCAGGTATCTCCAAGCGAGGTCACTATTCTCAGGTAGCCGTTATGCTCCCCCATGCGGAACGATTTTTTATCCTGCTCCCAGCCGAGATGCCCATCCACAATCCCCGAACAGCAGTAGGAAGGGAGCGAATTACCAAGTGAGAACTTGTGCAAGTCGGTGTAAACCATCGGCTCGGTATAGGTGACCATCTCGACGCTTTTGGAGGTGCCGGATGAAGCGTCCAGCATGACAGAGGTTGAAGCAACGTTATAGTTATATCGTGTGGTCGCTAGGTATAGAGAGGTTTGGGAGACGTAAACCGTTTCCGATTGGCCTATGATACAGCTTGACCTTGGGGTGTCGGGTAGCGCGAGGTTTATTGCCGTCACAGTTATTACTGTCTGAGTGGTAATTTCATCGTTTGGGGTAGGGGGGAGGTAGCAATCCTCGGCATCGGTAAGAGGTCCCGCATCAGCTCCATCTATCCTGTAACCGGGGAGGAGATCGGACAGTGTTGCCGCTTCAAGTAGCGCAGTGTTATTGTTCTTTTGCGCGTCGTCTGCAGGGTACATTTCATAACCGTCAATGCTCGGTGTGAATCGTGTAACAAGATAAAGAGTCTCCCCGATGCGTCTGCTCGAAATTACCTGTCCGTCGATAGAGATGTTTTTCAGGTTAGCGGGGGAGGCCGGATCACTCACATCAACAAGGTCGATGCTGGTAGTCGAATTCACCCCATACCAGGGATTGAACCAGTAGCCGTAATCGAAATTGGAACCTGTTGCGATGATTGCCAGGAGGTCTGGCTTGTTTGCTCTTCCGGTAACCAGATAAAAATCGTTTATTCCATGGGAATTGTCCGTAATCGGTATTACGGATGTTTCGGTTGCGCCTGGTGTAGCCGTTGAAAGCTTCATCACCCTTATTTTATTTTTGTAGCTGTTAATGAAGGCGGAATCGTCGATTATAGATGTGGACGTTTCAGTTGAAGTAGAGGTTGATGTATCATTTGTGCTATCCGTGCTGGTTGTAGCGGTATCCGGGCTTACCGCATCTGTTGCGGTTCCTCCGCTGCCAACTGCTTCATTGGTTGCGGGAGCAACGTCTGAAATTCCGATATCCCACCCGCTGTGGTACATGTAAGAATCAGGGACAGCGATGTACAGGTAATCTCCATCTGTTTTTACGAGGTCGGCCTCGTCAACTCCGGCTTCCTGAAGATTTGTCGTCGAGAAGACAGTGGCAGACTGGGTCCCAGTACCCGCATCAGCGGCAGTGGCCGTGCCGTTTGTTTCCGGTACGCCGGTATCGAGAAAGTACCTCCCCTGGCTGGAATTATCGGTTGATCTTTTAATGCTCTCCTTCAGGTACTCCTCCAGTTTTGACGGTGTCTGGAAGCGGGCGAGGGAGGCCTTTGATCTCCTGTTCTCTATGAAGTCGGTAGCTTTAGGATCGTCCGGCGGATTCCCCGATTTTATGGCGTCGCAACCGGCAAGAATGAAAGATAGAAGTATAAAAGTTCCTGAAAGGAATCCGGATTTCTTCATAAAAACATGTTAGCAGAAGATTTGATATTGATACAAATTGTTTGCAGGAGAGAAGGAGTACGGTTTACGTTGTGCTCAGGGCTTCCTTGGACCATTTCCTGAAACCTTCGGCCAGCCCCATCATGAAGGTGAGCTGTGCCCACACAACCTCGGCGCCGAAATTGTATTCAAAGATACCCGCTATTGCGAGGTTAATGTAACAACCGAAAAGCCCTATGTATATCGCTCCGAGGTAGGGATTTCTTTCCTTTTCCTCCTTGAAAAGGGTCAGATACTTGCGCATGAAGTACACGAAGAGGAACAGCATGATGAGGAGGCCGATCACCCCCCCTTCCGCAAGTTCCTGCAGGTAGAGGTTATGCGCGTGGGAAGGGTTGTGAATGATCCCCTCTGCCGAAAACTTCTTCAGGATAAAGGTTAACTGGTTGTATCCGACGCCGAAAAACGGGTTGTCCTTGAAGGTATCCCAGGCAATTTCCCAATATTTCAGCCGTGAGGCGAAATCCACCTCGAATATCCTCTCCATCCTGTTCCTGAAACCGGAAAAGGCAAAGAAATAAACTGCAAACAGGGTCGGGATAATCATTAAGGATGAGACGAAAAATTTTCGTGATTTAAAGGGAGTTATCAGGATAACGGTGAGAGCGACGCTGAGGAAGTAGCTCCTCGATCCGGAATAAACCAGACCTGTCAGCAGGAGCGGGAGGTAATAGGCATACTCCTTTTTGTAAAAGATGGAGAGCGTCAGGCAGACCATGAATACAAGAGATATGTACCCCCCGTAATGGAGTGGATGCCCGAAATACCCGATAAGCCTCTCTTCGAACATTTCAACCCAGAGCCTTTGGAAAATATACGGAGCGCCAAAATATTTCTGCAGGATCGCCCAGCATATAAGGAGGTTGTTGGTCATGAAGAGAGTATGAAGCGTCTTGTCGAGCACGTCCTTTGCAATAGAGAATCGTCCGATTAGTATGTACAGGAATTTATCCCATATTTCCCTTATTTCAACGAAAAAGCTGAAGACGCCGTTTATCAGGACGGTAATCCCTTTCCAAGAGTAGACCAGGGCAAAAAGGGAGAAATCGACATCTATATTTTTCCACTCTTTTGTCTTGTAGAGATCGTAAAGGAAGAGAATGGTGAAGATCGCGATTACCGCATTGATACCGGCTATGGAAATTGAGGATGTAAATGCTCCAAGGTAGAGGATATAGGGAATCACCCTCCCTAGATCAATTACCTTCAAGCGATTATCCATCGTAGTGTCATGCATTGCTTAATTCTATTAAAGTAAATCTGTTTCCAAATAATATAAGTAAAAAATCGGTTACTAACTTCAACCTTGAAACTATACCGTAATCCGGCAATTTATTGAAATAGTATTGGCGGTTAAATTATGAAAATAACAGCTTAAAGCAGGCTACAGCATCTGCTACAGGCTGCCAAAGCCCCCTCCCGCTGGATCAGCTTCCGCCACTCCCTCATTTTAGGGCCGTTCCAAAGCTCTTTTATCGGTGTCTGGTTAATATTGCCGATTTGGAGGGGAAAACATCTCTGTGAGCCGGTGAGTTCGCCGTTTGCCAGAAGCTGTATTTCGGTCCAGAATACCCGGCACCTGTCGTTCCCGATGAATTTTTCAGGATGTCGATACCATTCGCCAAGCTCTTCTGAGCTCCTCAGGTAAGGTTTCCAGCGGATATTCAGGTCGATGCCGGCGTTTTCCACCCGTTCTATCTCTTCGGCGAGTTTTTTTATATCTACCTTGCCGGGATCGGATAATCCCGACGAGATCGCAGTTACTGGGTACATGCCATATTTTCGGTTATGTTCCTCAGCCTGTTTCTCCGTGATGAACTGCAGGTGGTGGAGCATAACTTCATCGATTGCTATCCCTGAGTCGGCAAGAAATCGTAGCAAGTCCAAAATCGACCCCTGGTTGGAGTGGAAGATGGTGCCAACCACATTTAACGAAGGCCTGGAAGAGCCGTTCTGGATCTTCAATTCATGAAGTCTCCTTAGCCCGGCGACCGCTTTTTCGAAGCATCCCGGTATCCCTCGAATAGAGTCATGGATATCTCCCGGTCCATCAAGAGATACCCAAACCGATCCTATACCGGCCTTAAACAGATCGTCTGCCAGCTTTGGGAGGAGTAGCCCGTTTGTGGTGATCTGCGTCTCCATCCCGAGGGATGTTGCCGCCATGATCGCTTCCGGCAGTGGTTTCCAGAGTGTCGGTTCGACGCCGTTAAAGGCGATAAGCGGCTTTTCTACGGCAAGCTCCTCCATCAGCTCCTTTACCTTTGATAAAGAAAGCTCGTGGTTCCCGTCCCCTATCATGGTCTGGTAGAACATGCTGTCGGTGGCCTGGATCCCTACGTCACACTGGCTGCACCTTGCGTTACACCGGCTGTTTACATTGATAAAGAGCCGGAGGGGGGGGAGGCTGGCGCCGTTGGTAATATACCTGGAATTGGCCCATCTAAGACACCAGCTGATTATTTTCGAGGGGGTGACCTTTTTCTTCCTTAATTTGTAATAGATATTTCCAGGTCCCATATAGACTTATAGTAATCTGTTCTTCTCTTCTGGTAAACACGACTTTCCTGAAAATGAGAATTCATTGGCAAAGGGGTAATATGTAATCGGCATGAGGAGAATGGCAACAAGAAGTATCCCTGAAAAACGAGAGGATGGCGCCTGGGGGGCGAGAAGCCGGTCTTTGGCAGGGTATCCGGCTCTGAGGCGAGAAAATTATGTACATCAAGGAATCTTTTTATGCTAAAATTCGCACTGTAATATTAACGCGCCGGAGTTTCAGAGCATGGTGCTCATGTCCTCTATGGCCGAACCCTAGCCTAATAGGAGGTAACATGGGTAAAAAATTGTATGTAGGTAATCTTCCTTTCACGGTGAGTGATTCAGCTCTGGAAGCGGCTTTTGCCGAAGTCGGTGCTGTTGAATCCGCCAAGGTCATAACAGACCGCGATACAGGCAGAAGCAAAGGCTTCGGGTTTGTTGAAATGGGAAGCGACGAAGATGCGGCTAGCTGTATCGAGAAGCTGAACGGCTCAAACCTGGCCGGACGTGATATCACGGTTGCAGAGGCAAGACCTCAGGCTCCACGCGAAGGTCGCGGCGGCGGTAGAGGCGGCTTCGGCGGCGGCGGCGGTGGCGGTGGGAGAAACCGCTACTAATAAAGTAGAGATTAAACGGTCTTGTCCTTTGGGATGCCGTTTTCCAGATTATGAAACTGCTAATATGAAATTCTATTCTTCCATGTTTCAGAAATGCGCCTTGCGTGCGATTTTTGAGAACTTTCAGAATATATAAATTACATATCCCCAAAATATATCAAATGTTGTCTTTAGCTATTTCAATAAAAGAAGTGGGTAAAACCGTTGTTATTGTTTCGGGACTAGCTGTTTCGTCCGAAAATCTGCCTTATTAACAGTTGCCCGGAAGCCAAACCGTTTTAATAACGGTTCTGGTTTCCGGGCCTGTTTTTGTGGAGAGGGGGGATAAATGAAAGTTCCGTCGCAAAAGGAGCTTTTGAATTCGCCTCTTTTTGCGGTTGGTCTTATCTTCCTCGCAATAAACCTTACTACCTCACATATCTTCTATGAAGTATCAGACTATAAAACTCTTCTAGCCCTTGCAGGCGCTGCTTTTCTGGTAGTCTGGTACGATATCATTCATAGAGAAAAAGATTCGGGTGAAGAGCCGTGGGAAATGTGGCTTATTCTATCGCTCCTCCCTTTGGCGACCATCCCGGGATACTTTGTCCAGGCAGGTCACTACAACTACTTTCTGTTCATGGAGTTTTCCATAACCTTGGCTGTAATCGTCTATGCCGGATATATCTATAGAAATATAAAAGAAATGAATGATATCTCACCCCTTATTTTCTTGATAGGGATAACTGTTATCTATGTGAGCCTTTGGGGGTTAATTGAGAATATTCTTGTCTCAAACGGCTTCGCCAGAATATTTTTTCAGAATAGAGTTCAATCAACATTCGGGAATCCAAATTATTTTGCCGGTTTCCTGAATCTGCTCTTGCCCATTTTCTTTGCCCTTTTTCTGGGATCGTTGTCATTGGCAAAAACGAATAACGTGCATATCAAACTCAAGTTTGATAGAAATAACGGCTTCTGGCTGGCTGTGCTCTTTTTTGGGTTGATGGGACTTTCCCTTACAGGCACCAGAGCCGCTATCGCTGGTTGTTTCATCGGGATCATGTTCTCAGGGTTTCTTTATTCACTCTATGTTCTGGCAAAGCGGGAGCGTAGATCGGTATTTAAAATCACATCGGTTGCTTTGATAGTGTTGGTTTTAACGGCAATCATCTTCTCGCTTATAGCAAATATAAATATAGAACATAACCGGTTCGCTAAATTGCTAAATATTGAAACATGGACGCCTCGTTTGATTCCGTGGAAGGCGGCAGTCGATTCCATATCTGCCTCACCTTTATTCGGGTACGGGCTTGGTAGTTCTCATCAGCTTTACCAGGAGTTTGTTGATCCATCCGTAAGGATATATGTATCCTCCGTGGCATACGGCCATGTCCATTCCGAAATATTGGAATATATGCAGGAAGCGGGATTTTTTGGCTTGGTGACCTATCTTTTCGTATGGGGTTATATAATCGCAAAGCTTGTAAAGGTATTACGGTCATCAAAGCATAACGCCGGGGTGCGAATATTGGCGATCGGGATATCTGGAGGATTCCTCGGCTATCACATACAAAGCCTTGCCTCTCTCGTGCCGCGGATGATGGTAGTAAAACTACCGCTGTTCATGATGATCAGCATCGTCTTTACTCTAAAGAGGCTGTCAGTTAACGACGTCTCAAGGCAAAAAACAGCTGTTCAAACTGGCAAAAGTGCGGTTGCCCTGACTTCAATTGTTATGGTAACGGTTGCCTGTTTCACTTTTTTCCCCTGGGTTGTTACGCAATATCGTTATCAGGCAGCAATAGAAATGAGGTCGATCTCATCTCAAATCGAGGAATTGAGTAATTCGGTTGCCATAAAACCGGATATAAATTCACTGAACATGCTTGCGAAACTTCTTGTAGTAACCAGGGATGTGGAGAAGCTGGAAAAGACAGTGGCGATCATAGACCAGAGAGTTCCAGGCATGAGGAACTTGGGATTTATCAAGGCCTCCCTTGCTTTTATTGAAGGGGATCTTGAGAAATCCAAACGTCTTGCGCTGGAATTTCAGGAAAAAGACAATTTCTTCGATCCAAGCATGGATTTGCTATTTCATCTGGCGGTTGATACAGGTGATGCCGACCTGTTTTATAGAGAGATGAATACCCTTGTAAGGAAGCATTTGCTGAAAAACAGATTGTTAGCTCCGCGTAGCCCGATACTTTTCAAAACTTCGGAGGGAGGTTATGCAAGCAGGGTTGTGTTTGAACAAAGCAGTGACGAGATGATAGTTATATGGGACAAGGCTTTTGTGGAAAGATTATTTCAGAAGGCAAGAAGGAACTGGCTTGAAAAAATAGATGCCTCCCTGGAAAAGGAAGAGACTTTTGTTGAGTTATGGACATCGATTTCCGACAATGAATATTTCAAGCTGGCTGTTAAGGAGACTGCTGGTGAAAAAGAACTTGCAGTTATCAGGGAGGTTGAAGAAAGGTATTTTGAAAAAAATCGCGCGCGCGAACAAAAGCTGAAATATCTTGAGATGGCTTTTGAAAATAGCATGAGCAATGGCAAAGACGACGATGAAGCATTTATCCGTGAGAAATACAGACAGGATATAAGAAAGGTAAATATCCAGTTTGCGGATGATCTGGAATCGTACGAAAAATATCTTTCAGAAAGAACTGATTGGCCTATCTACAAGGCCAAAGTTAAATTTATTAACAGTTTTGTGCTGGAACTTGTTGCGCATGTTCATATGGGGAGCAGTTTCTACCCAGTGGTTGGGTACACATCACCTTAATGCTTGTCAGGAAATACGGTTGCCTTGTATTTATTCACCAGTTGTCAGAATTATCACTTGAAAATATGATTACCTTGTGGTAGCATCACCACGTCGTAAATAAAGCGGGATGCATACGATATTTACCTAAATATTGTTTGCGCCTGCATTGCAAAAAGCCGGGCAACGTCGAGGTTATTGAAATATCTGGGGAGGTATCTATGGACTGGAAGGAAATCGGTAAATCGCTTGTTTCGCAGGGTGTTCCGTTGCTAGGAGGCATACTTGGAGGGCCTGCCGGCGCTGTCGCAGGAAAGATGGTCGCGGGCATTTTCGATTCAAACCCGAGCAATCCCGAGGAACTGTTGAACGCGATACAATCTGATCCCGAAGCAATCACAAAACTGCGAGAATTTGAAATGACGCACAAACAGAAACTGCAGGAACTTCAGCTTGAGGAGACGAAGGCATTTTTAGCGGATATGGATTCGGCGCGTTCACGTGAAGTCGCTCTCGCAAAAGCGACCGGCAAGGGGAACAATCATCTTTATGTGATGGCATATATTGTCCTTGGAAGTTTTTTTGGCATAGCTGGGTATCTTTTTTACAAAGTCATCTTTATTAGCAGTGATCCATCGATTGACAAGGGGGTTATGGAGAAGCTGAACAACAATCCCATATTAATGATTATTATAGGCGCGCTAATATCCGGCTTCACGCAGGTGCTATCATATTTCTTTGGAAGCTCGAAAGGTTCATCGGATAAAAACTCTATGATGCAGTCAAAAGGCTAGACACGCCCAATGATAGCCGAAGGAAGCGTAAGCGTTTCCAGCCTGAATATGAGGTTTTCTCCGGGAGGGCCGGTTATCAAACTCCTCCCGCTTGGTACGGAGCTGGAAATACTGGCGCGGGAGGGTTCATGGTTTTACGTTCGGGCAAGCGGGCTCACAGGCTTTGTCGGTTCGAAGTATATCAATGTAAAGCGGCAGGAGAATAAACAGCCTGACACCCATGTTGAGGTTGTTAAACGTTCTGGAAACGTAAATATAGATCTCCTGAATATGAG from Nitrospinota bacterium includes:
- the rsmA gene encoding 16S rRNA (adenine(1518)-N(6)/adenine(1519)-N(6))-dimethyltransferase RsmA, whose translation is MSIIKHGRQKLGQHFLSDESVKEQIVSLAGISYDSNILEIGPGKGALTNLLYGKGKTLTLIEADEKLALKLEKIMPDAEVIHSKAERVDFSTLPAPLLVVSNLPYFASIPIFKQCTTYRPYISRMVLMFQKEVGERLSSPPGSRHYGSLSVFANFHWEIENAFTVKPGSFTPPPKVHSVVLTFIPRAKPPVECDEKSLFRLVTIAFSQKRKTLKNNLKAIYTAVSIDKALASSGIAEKGRAEDIPVTQFAQMLEQLEEKKGK
- a CDS encoding beta-propeller domain-containing protein; this encodes MKKSGFLSGTFILLSFILAGCDAIKSGNPPDDPKATDFIENRRSKASLARFQTPSKLEEYLKESIKRSTDNSSQGRYFLDTGVPETNGTATAADAGTGTQSATVFSTTNLQEAGVDEADLVKTDGDYLYIAVPDSYMYHSGWDIGISDVAPATNEAVGSGGTATDAVSPDTATTSTDSTNDTSTSTSTETSTSIIDDSAFINSYKNKIRVMKLSTATPGATETSVIPITDNSHGINDFYLVTGRANKPDLLAIIATGSNFDYGYWFNPWYGVNSTTSIDLVDVSDPASPANLKNISIDGQVISSRRIGETLYLVTRFTPSIDGYEMYPADDAQKNNNTALLEAATLSDLLPGYRIDGADAGPLTDAEDCYLPPTPNDEITTQTVITVTAINLALPDTPRSSCIIGQSETVYVSQTSLYLATTRYNYNVASTSVMLDASSGTSKSVEMVTYTEPMVYTDLHKFSLGNSLPSYCCSGIVDGHLGWEQDKKSFRMGEHNGYLRIVTSLGDTWNNTSTTRLTVLGESMESGISVLKEISRLPNTGRPGAIGKPGERLYSARFMGERGFLVTFKVTDPLYILDLSNPVDPYIAGELQIDGYSDYLHLVNENLLLGIGKDTVPDTSSSWGDGRGAWYQGVKLSLFDITNPENPTESDSYIIGKRGTSSDALMDHKAITYLPATEAKPARLAINILLHDTTPTYSEWFDANEPFAYYEWTHTGLYLFDLNPPTNLGKIDLKGKMIVKERSATETYDWLDGNSRAVIVNDSVHYVKGGRVRSGSWSADPAATSPQ
- a CDS encoding O-antigen ligase family protein, which gives rise to MKVIDLGRVIPYILYLGAFTSSISIAGINAVIAIFTILFLYDLYKTKEWKNIDVDFSLFALVYSWKGITVLINGVFSFFVEIREIWDKFLYILIGRFSIAKDVLDKTLHTLFMTNNLLICWAILQKYFGAPYIFQRLWVEMFEERLIGYFGHPLHYGGYISLVFMVCLTLSIFYKKEYAYYLPLLLTGLVYSGSRSYFLSVALTVILITPFKSRKFFVSSLMIIPTLFAVYFFAFSGFRNRMERIFEVDFASRLKYWEIAWDTFKDNPFFGVGYNQLTFILKKFSAEGIIHNPSHAHNLYLQELAEGGVIGLLIMLFLFVYFMRKYLTLFKEEKERNPYLGAIYIGLFGCYINLAIAGIFEYNFGAEVVWAQLTFMMGLAEGFRKWSKEALSTT
- a CDS encoding radical SAM protein — translated: MGPGNIYYKLRKKKVTPSKIISWCLRWANSRYITNGASLPPLRLFINVNSRCNARCSQCDVGIQATDSMFYQTMIGDGNHELSLSKVKELMEELAVEKPLIAFNGVEPTLWKPLPEAIMAATSLGMETQITTNGLLLPKLADDLFKAGIGSVWVSLDGPGDIHDSIRGIPGCFEKAVAGLRRLHELKIQNGSSRPSLNVVGTIFHSNQGSILDLLRFLADSGIAIDEVMLHHLQFITEKQAEEHNRKYGMYPVTAISSGLSDPGKVDIKKLAEEIERVENAGIDLNIRWKPYLRSSEELGEWYRHPEKFIGNDRCRVFWTEIQLLANGELTGSQRCFPLQIGNINQTPIKELWNGPKMREWRKLIQREGALAACSRCCSLL
- a CDS encoding RNA-binding protein; the protein is MGKKLYVGNLPFTVSDSALEAAFAEVGAVESAKVITDRDTGRSKGFGFVEMGSDEDAASCIEKLNGSNLAGRDITVAEARPQAPREGRGGGRGGFGGGGGGGGRNRY
- a CDS encoding O-antigen ligase family protein, coding for MKVPSQKELLNSPLFAVGLIFLAINLTTSHIFYEVSDYKTLLALAGAAFLVVWYDIIHREKDSGEEPWEMWLILSLLPLATIPGYFVQAGHYNYFLFMEFSITLAVIVYAGYIYRNIKEMNDISPLIFLIGITVIYVSLWGLIENILVSNGFARIFFQNRVQSTFGNPNYFAGFLNLLLPIFFALFLGSLSLAKTNNVHIKLKFDRNNGFWLAVLFFGLMGLSLTGTRAAIAGCFIGIMFSGFLYSLYVLAKRERRSVFKITSVALIVLVLTAIIFSLIANINIEHNRFAKLLNIETWTPRLIPWKAAVDSISASPLFGYGLGSSHQLYQEFVDPSVRIYVSSVAYGHVHSEILEYMQEAGFFGLVTYLFVWGYIIAKLVKVLRSSKHNAGVRILAIGISGGFLGYHIQSLASLVPRMMVVKLPLFMMISIVFTLKRLSVNDVSRQKTAVQTGKSAVALTSIVMVTVACFTFFPWVVTQYRYQAAIEMRSISSQIEELSNSVAIKPDINSLNMLAKLLVVTRDVEKLEKTVAIIDQRVPGMRNLGFIKASLAFIEGDLEKSKRLALEFQEKDNFFDPSMDLLFHLAVDTGDADLFYREMNTLVRKHLLKNRLLAPRSPILFKTSEGGYASRVVFEQSSDEMIVIWDKAFVERLFQKARRNWLEKIDASLEKEETFVELWTSISDNEYFKLAVKETAGEKELAVIREVEERYFEKNRAREQKLKYLEMAFENSMSNGKDDDEAFIREKYRQDIRKVNIQFADDLESYEKYLSERTDWPIYKAKVKFINSFVLELVAHVHMGSSFYPVVGYTSP
- a CDS encoding chloride channel protein, with amino-acid sequence MDWKEIGKSLVSQGVPLLGGILGGPAGAVAGKMVAGIFDSNPSNPEELLNAIQSDPEAITKLREFEMTHKQKLQELQLEETKAFLADMDSARSREVALAKATGKGNNHLYVMAYIVLGSFFGIAGYLFYKVIFISSDPSIDKGVMEKLNNNPILMIIIGALISGFTQVLSYFFGSSKGSSDKNSMMQSKG